From Streptomyces sp. NBC_00775, one genomic window encodes:
- a CDS encoding helix-turn-helix domain-containing protein, translating to MNSQAPTPGLDALLQNARRRSGLTQEQLAGLSTVSVRAIRDLEQGRVQHPRKETLRLLAGAMRLSDARRIELELAVDAHSVGRVFQDSYGAELAAPPTPLRPLVGRVAELEALTFRLSTEHERLLTLVGLPGVGKSRLAQEATLRIHARDQVPVLWVPMDRPDENADTADRSPQSTMVGWVRSLVRDGEKYDELAAVIGSKPTLIVLDGHDASPVVSPPVLNLLRSCERLKILITSRRPVQPPGGRLLPLAPLPVPVPAGTLPGDSLVTDRPAVELMLSYVSHMRPDVLPTDALTTTLADICHALDGIPQALEAAASWLLLYSPEQLLDVARTTPLVLVDGVTPADPASGATLGDQLSAVVTGLNPHATALLDTLAALPEPWTVDDAAHAAGTALAETARDVHALLLRGLIRQHPSAPGGPVGFTVLNLVRELLEAGRGGADEINEAVEAMAF from the coding sequence ATGAATTCCCAGGCGCCGACGCCCGGGCTGGACGCCCTGCTGCAGAATGCCCGCAGGCGATCCGGACTGACTCAGGAACAACTCGCCGGACTTTCCACTGTCAGCGTGCGAGCCATCCGCGACCTCGAACAGGGCCGCGTGCAACATCCTCGTAAAGAAACTCTGCGACTGCTGGCCGGCGCCATGCGGCTGAGCGACGCGCGGCGCATCGAACTCGAACTCGCGGTCGACGCCCACTCGGTGGGCCGCGTCTTCCAGGACAGTTACGGCGCCGAGCTCGCCGCCCCGCCCACCCCGCTGCGTCCGCTGGTCGGCCGGGTGGCCGAACTGGAGGCGCTGACCTTCCGGCTGAGCACCGAGCACGAGCGGCTGCTGACCCTGGTGGGCCTGCCCGGCGTGGGCAAGTCCCGGCTCGCTCAGGAGGCCACGCTGCGGATCCACGCCCGGGACCAGGTGCCGGTGCTGTGGGTACCCATGGACCGGCCGGACGAGAACGCTGACACGGCGGACCGCAGTCCGCAGTCGACCATGGTCGGCTGGGTACGGTCGCTGGTGCGCGACGGCGAGAAGTACGACGAACTGGCCGCCGTCATAGGGTCCAAGCCCACCCTGATCGTGCTGGACGGTCACGACGCGTCACCGGTCGTCAGCCCGCCCGTGCTGAACCTGCTGCGTTCCTGCGAACGCCTCAAGATCCTCATCACCAGCCGCCGCCCTGTGCAGCCCCCCGGGGGACGGCTGCTGCCGCTGGCCCCGCTTCCCGTCCCGGTCCCGGCCGGCACGCTGCCGGGCGACTCCCTCGTCACGGACCGGCCCGCGGTCGAACTCATGCTGTCGTACGTCAGCCACATGCGCCCCGACGTCCTGCCCACGGACGCCCTCACCACCACCCTGGCCGACATCTGCCATGCCCTGGACGGCATACCGCAGGCACTGGAGGCCGCCGCGTCCTGGCTGCTCCTGTACTCGCCCGAGCAGCTTCTCGACGTCGCCCGGACGACTCCGCTGGTCCTCGTCGACGGAGTCACCCCCGCCGACCCGGCGAGCGGCGCCACCCTGGGCGACCAGCTGAGCGCCGTCGTCACCGGCCTCAACCCGCACGCGACCGCACTCCTCGACACGCTGGCCGCGCTGCCCGAGCCCTGGACGGTGGACGACGCCGCCCACGCCGCGGGCACCGCGCTCGCCGAGACGGCCCGGGACGTGCACGCCCTGCTGCTGCGCGGCCTGATCCGCCAGCACCCGTCCGCGCCCGGCGGACCCGTCGGCTTCACCGTGCTCAACCTGGTGCGGGAGCTGCTGGAGGCGGGGCGCGGCGGGGCCGACGAGATCAACGAGGCCGTGGAGGCAATGGCCTTCTAG
- a CDS encoding MFS transporter, producing MLVWSGQTVSLLGSAAVRFAFIIEVWSAGGHATAVTALSLCAMLPQAVFSPIAGAIVDRITKRAALQIADTGGLLVVGVLALLHYLGELQYWQIYPATLLLGICASFQFPALSSAVPLLVRKDQFGRANGLLAGAKSAAGIGGPALGGVLIALFGMGPTLLIDLASYAFALVGVRIVRLREDKTALAAKAAEKTAGARPRITAEAVAGLRYLFRVPSLRALIGNFCVVNLVMVFGFAVIQPMVLLRAGNDALAVVNSATGVGGVLGGLLMAAWGGPKNRGRGMMLGVVGMCLSALVVMALVDGVVGWSLAILVGALLMTTVNSSMQAIVQSKVPQEWQGRVFGAVMFLSQISVPLAMALSGPLADHFFEPQAASGSGLFTVLGPLLGDAPGTGMAAMLLLAGVAGTVVSLWGLASRSIRNIDALLPDIDVPADDTDVPASETDTPADRSDVPAAETTESRETRGERHEVRT from the coding sequence ATGCTCGTCTGGTCAGGCCAGACGGTCTCCCTCCTGGGAAGCGCGGCGGTCAGGTTCGCGTTCATCATCGAGGTCTGGTCCGCCGGTGGACATGCCACCGCGGTCACCGCTCTCTCACTCTGCGCGATGCTGCCACAAGCGGTATTCAGCCCCATTGCGGGTGCAATCGTCGACCGGATCACCAAACGGGCCGCACTACAGATAGCGGACACGGGCGGACTGCTGGTCGTCGGCGTACTCGCCCTCCTCCACTACCTCGGGGAACTGCAGTACTGGCAGATCTATCCCGCCACCCTGCTGCTCGGGATCTGCGCGTCCTTCCAGTTCCCGGCGCTGTCCTCCGCAGTCCCGCTCCTCGTCCGCAAGGACCAGTTCGGCCGCGCGAACGGGCTGCTGGCGGGCGCCAAGAGCGCCGCCGGGATCGGCGGGCCGGCCCTGGGCGGTGTCCTGATCGCCCTCTTCGGCATGGGCCCCACCCTCCTCATCGACCTGGCGAGTTACGCCTTCGCGCTGGTCGGCGTGCGCATCGTGCGCCTGCGCGAAGACAAGACCGCCCTGGCCGCCAAAGCCGCCGAGAAGACCGCCGGAGCGCGCCCCAGGATCACGGCCGAGGCCGTGGCCGGGCTGCGCTACCTGTTCCGGGTACCCAGCCTGCGCGCCCTGATCGGCAACTTCTGTGTCGTCAACCTGGTGATGGTCTTCGGCTTCGCGGTGATCCAGCCCATGGTGCTGCTGCGGGCGGGCAACGACGCGCTCGCCGTCGTGAACAGCGCGACCGGCGTCGGCGGAGTCCTCGGCGGTCTGCTGATGGCCGCCTGGGGCGGACCGAAGAACCGGGGCCGGGGCATGATGCTCGGCGTCGTCGGCATGTGTCTGTCCGCCCTGGTGGTGATGGCGCTCGTGGACGGCGTCGTCGGCTGGAGCCTGGCCATCCTGGTCGGCGCGCTGCTCATGACGACCGTCAACTCCTCGATGCAGGCCATCGTGCAGAGCAAGGTCCCCCAGGAATGGCAGGGCCGGGTCTTCGGCGCGGTGATGTTCCTTTCGCAGATCTCCGTCCCGCTGGCCATGGCGCTCTCCGGCCCGCTCGCCGACCACTTCTTCGAGCCGCAGGCCGCCTCGGGCTCCGGCCTCTTCACGGTCCTGGGCCCCCTGCTGGGCGACGCCCCCGGCACCGGCATGGCGGCCATGCTGCTCCTCGCCGGCGTCGCCGGGACCGTCGTCTCGCTGTGGGGCCTGGCCAGCCGCTCGATCAGGAACATCGACGCACTGCTCCCCGACATCGACGTACCGGCCGACGACACCGACGTACCGGCCAGCGAGACCGACACCCCGGCCGACCGGAGCGACGTACCGGCCGCTGAGACCACCGAGAGCCGGGAAACGCGAGGTGAGCGCCATGAAGTGCGTACATGA
- a CDS encoding ornithine carbamoyltransferase, translating to MRNLISLADLTPAELAHIVGRAVEFGRGGADRRSLTGRQVGIYFRKSSTRTRTSFWSGATRLGADVITFGPNELQLTTGETVEDTARVLGQYLDALVVRTNGDVDEIRRLGSSPDLAVVNALSLDEHPTQAIADLATLTEHFDSLDGLHLLAVGEGNSSGAALALAAALTPGLRVTLLCPSGYEVPKDTLDLVAELSGGKALVSQIVSPDEVEGPVDAVYTSRWQTMGVPKANPDWLSDFDGFQINSAFLDRFGGPRTVFLHDLPAVRGQEVTDEVLDGERSVAWRQAHHKMTAAMAVLEWCVVGSAQS from the coding sequence ATGCGCAACCTGATCTCCCTCGCCGACCTCACCCCCGCCGAACTCGCCCACATCGTCGGGCGGGCCGTCGAATTCGGCCGCGGCGGCGCGGACCGCAGGTCGCTCACCGGCCGGCAGGTCGGCATCTACTTCCGCAAGTCCTCGACCCGTACCCGTACGTCGTTCTGGAGCGGCGCCACTCGCCTGGGCGCCGACGTCATCACGTTCGGGCCGAACGAACTCCAGCTCACGACAGGGGAGACGGTCGAGGACACCGCCCGGGTGCTGGGGCAGTATCTCGACGCGCTCGTCGTACGCACCAACGGGGACGTGGACGAGATACGCCGGCTCGGCAGCAGCCCGGACCTGGCCGTCGTCAACGCCCTGAGCCTGGACGAGCACCCCACCCAGGCGATCGCCGACCTGGCCACGCTCACCGAGCACTTCGATTCCCTGGACGGCCTGCATCTGCTGGCCGTGGGCGAGGGCAACAGCTCCGGCGCCGCGCTCGCGCTGGCCGCGGCGCTCACGCCCGGACTGCGGGTGACCCTGCTGTGCCCGAGCGGGTACGAGGTGCCCAAGGACACCCTGGACCTGGTGGCCGAACTCAGCGGCGGCAAGGCCCTGGTGAGCCAGATCGTGTCCCCGGACGAGGTCGAGGGGCCGGTCGACGCCGTCTACACCAGCCGGTGGCAGACGATGGGCGTGCCCAAGGCGAACCCGGACTGGCTCAGCGACTTCGACGGCTTCCAGATCAACAGCGCGTTCCTCGACCGCTTCGGCGGCCCGCGCACCGTCTTCCTCCACGACCTGCCCGCCGTGCGCGGCCAGGAGGTCACGGACGAGGTGCTGGACGGGGAGCGGAGCGTGGCATGGCGGCAGGCCCACCACAAGATGACGGCCGCGATGGCGGTACTGGAGTGGTGTGTCGTGGGCTCCGCCCAGAGCTGA
- a CDS encoding AfsR/SARP family transcriptional regulator, which translates to MTAAAGEQLRFNILGPIEGWANGTRLRLGGVIQERVLATLLLEAGRVLPVSRLVEAAWDEDPPPTASHQVRKAIADLRRRIPGGAEVLLTDGPGYRVAIDEIEIDLAEFGLLAREAKTAAAAGRTAEAAEILRGALALWRGSVLAGTGGPVIEAAATAIEERRLTASEQLFDLRLALGEASELVVDLRELTNQHPLRETLRGQLMLALYRSGRQAEALEEYGRVRELLVEELGIDPGSQLTKIYEGILRESPELAGPPPPAPPAAPVALPAEPPCTLPNDLADFTGRDRELAELLRCAEESGEQGPQIVALDGMGGCGKTSLAVRAAHRLAQAYPDGQLHLDLRGHTPGDQPVTAGTALDSLLRALGIPGDRIPDDVLGRTALWRATLVGKRLLILLDNAADAAGIGPLLPASSGCLVLVTSRARLVDLDGAQWISIGVMSAEESTTLMAETLGAQRVAAEPEAAAELAQLCGHLPLALRIATARLRNRPRWTLRYLAERLSDETRRLDELSAGARSVSATLRLSYQALDEECRTAFRILALHPGGDINVHAAGALLGTGIWEAEDLLETLLDVHLVQQPEIGLYTFHDLVRSFAQSLLGESTEGEDAVAVERLLGYYLTATEEACDILYPGRKKRPTGIPPAPAKLPDLGDADRAQEWFTREQTALISAVTLAERRGHDRYAVCLVRNLVFQLNARGQMEEFGDLGRVAVAAARRLGDLGLLGVSLSNLGVACWRLGRFSEGLEAAREGRDVAVRLGDRHTEAHSETTLGQLSSLLGRFSEALVHLENSIAQERELNIPRAEAETLTVLSTLFEQWGRYEEARDAARRAVDLRDELGQHEHQFGAITDLALAHVGLREYEEAARLLEKARELCADFGDPGDVALVLAASADVDERLGRPVGTPDFAERALDLVRANVLPVRRAKVENTVGRLRYRQGDTETALALHTHAYQIATNTNYRVEQAYALAGMADALGDAGDAAAHRAAAESLFAEMGVPADRRR; encoded by the coding sequence GTGACGGCAGCGGCAGGGGAACAGCTGCGGTTCAACATTCTTGGCCCGATCGAGGGGTGGGCGAACGGGACACGGCTCCGGCTGGGCGGAGTGATTCAAGAACGAGTACTGGCTACGTTGCTACTGGAGGCCGGAAGAGTTCTCCCGGTATCCCGTCTCGTTGAGGCGGCCTGGGACGAGGATCCGCCGCCGACGGCATCCCACCAAGTACGCAAGGCCATTGCGGACCTGCGGCGACGTATCCCGGGTGGCGCGGAAGTGCTCCTCACCGACGGCCCCGGCTATCGCGTCGCGATAGATGAAATTGAAATCGATTTGGCCGAATTCGGTCTGTTGGCGCGTGAGGCGAAGACCGCGGCGGCCGCCGGCCGTACCGCCGAAGCCGCCGAGATACTGCGCGGGGCGCTCGCGCTGTGGCGCGGTTCCGTCCTCGCGGGAACCGGCGGTCCGGTGATCGAGGCCGCGGCGACCGCCATCGAGGAACGCCGGCTGACCGCGTCGGAGCAGCTCTTCGACCTGCGGCTCGCGCTCGGCGAGGCGTCCGAACTCGTCGTGGACCTCAGGGAACTGACCAACCAGCATCCGCTGCGCGAGACCCTGCGCGGACAGCTGATGCTGGCTTTGTACCGCTCGGGACGCCAGGCGGAGGCGCTGGAGGAGTACGGCCGGGTCCGTGAACTCCTCGTCGAGGAACTCGGTATCGATCCCGGCTCGCAGCTCACCAAGATCTACGAGGGCATCCTGCGGGAGAGCCCGGAACTGGCCGGACCGCCGCCGCCGGCACCGCCGGCCGCCCCCGTCGCGCTGCCGGCGGAACCGCCGTGCACTCTCCCGAACGACTTGGCGGATTTCACCGGGCGGGACCGGGAATTGGCCGAACTCCTGCGCTGTGCCGAGGAGAGCGGCGAGCAGGGGCCGCAGATCGTCGCCCTCGACGGCATGGGCGGCTGCGGCAAGACCTCGCTGGCCGTGCGGGCCGCGCACCGGCTCGCGCAGGCCTACCCCGACGGCCAGCTCCATCTGGACCTGCGCGGTCACACCCCCGGCGACCAGCCCGTGACCGCCGGCACCGCGCTCGACAGTCTGCTGCGGGCGCTGGGCATACCGGGTGACCGAATACCCGACGACGTGCTGGGCCGCACCGCTCTGTGGCGCGCCACGCTTGTGGGGAAACGATTGCTCATCCTCCTCGACAACGCCGCCGACGCGGCCGGTATCGGCCCGCTGCTGCCCGCCTCCTCCGGCTGCCTGGTGCTGGTCACCAGCCGGGCCCGGCTGGTGGACCTCGACGGCGCGCAGTGGATCTCCATCGGGGTGATGTCGGCCGAGGAGAGCACGACCCTGATGGCCGAGACCCTCGGCGCGCAGCGTGTCGCCGCCGAACCCGAAGCCGCCGCGGAACTCGCCCAGTTGTGCGGCCACCTCCCGCTCGCCCTGCGGATCGCCACCGCCCGGCTGCGCAATCGCCCGCGCTGGACCCTGCGTTACCTGGCTGAGCGGCTGAGCGACGAAACGCGGAGGCTCGACGAGCTCAGCGCCGGTGCCCGCAGCGTCTCCGCCACCCTCCGACTGTCGTACCAGGCCCTGGACGAGGAGTGCCGCACCGCGTTCCGGATCCTGGCGCTGCATCCGGGCGGGGACATCAACGTCCACGCGGCGGGCGCGCTGCTCGGCACGGGCATCTGGGAGGCGGAGGACCTCCTGGAAACGCTGCTCGACGTCCATCTCGTACAGCAGCCGGAGATCGGCCTCTACACCTTCCACGACCTGGTACGGAGCTTCGCGCAGAGCCTGCTCGGCGAGTCGACCGAGGGCGAGGACGCGGTGGCGGTGGAGCGGCTGCTCGGCTACTACCTGACGGCCACCGAGGAGGCGTGCGACATCCTCTACCCCGGCCGGAAGAAACGTCCCACCGGAATCCCGCCGGCCCCGGCGAAGCTGCCGGACCTCGGGGACGCGGACCGGGCGCAGGAGTGGTTCACCCGCGAGCAGACCGCGCTGATCTCCGCCGTCACGCTGGCCGAACGACGTGGGCACGACCGGTACGCGGTCTGCCTGGTCCGCAACCTGGTCTTCCAGCTCAACGCGCGTGGACAGATGGAGGAGTTCGGCGATCTGGGCCGCGTCGCGGTGGCCGCGGCCCGCCGGCTCGGCGACCTGGGGCTGCTGGGGGTGAGCCTGTCCAACCTGGGCGTCGCCTGCTGGCGGCTCGGCCGATTTTCCGAGGGCCTGGAGGCGGCCCGGGAGGGGCGGGACGTCGCGGTCCGCCTCGGGGACCGGCACACCGAGGCCCACAGCGAGACCACGCTCGGGCAGCTCAGCAGCCTGCTCGGCCGTTTTTCCGAGGCCCTGGTCCACCTGGAGAACTCGATCGCCCAGGAGCGGGAACTGAACATCCCGCGGGCGGAGGCCGAGACACTGACGGTCCTCAGCACGCTCTTCGAGCAATGGGGCCGGTACGAGGAAGCCCGGGACGCGGCCCGGCGGGCGGTCGACCTCAGGGACGAACTGGGCCAGCACGAGCACCAGTTCGGAGCGATCACCGATCTGGCCCTGGCACATGTCGGCCTCCGCGAGTACGAGGAGGCGGCCCGCCTGCTGGAAAAGGCGCGCGAGCTGTGCGCCGATTTCGGCGACCCGGGGGACGTCGCTCTGGTCCTGGCCGCGTCGGCCGATGTCGACGAGCGGCTCGGCCGGCCCGTGGGCACCCCGGACTTCGCGGAGCGTGCACTCGATCTCGTGCGGGCGAACGTACTGCCGGTGCGCCGCGCCAAGGTGGAGAACACCGTGGGCAGGCTGCGGTACCGGCAGGGGGACACGGAGACCGCACTCGCCCTGCACACACACGCGTACCAGATCGCGACGAACACCAACTACCGCGTCGAGCAGGCGTACGCGCTGGCGGGTATGGCCGATGCCCTCGGTGATGCCGGGGACGCCGCCGCGCACCGGGCGGCGGCAGAGTCCCTCTTCGCCGAGATGGGGGTACCCGCGGACCGTCGCCGCTGA
- a CDS encoding MbtH family protein → MATNPFEDSEGRYVVLANEEGQHSLWPSRIQQPAGWELLKGEGSKQECIEFIEANWTDMRPRSVVAAMAG, encoded by the coding sequence ATGGCAACCAACCCGTTCGAGGATTCCGAGGGCCGCTATGTCGTGCTGGCCAACGAAGAGGGCCAGCACTCGCTCTGGCCGTCCCGCATTCAGCAGCCGGCGGGCTGGGAACTGCTGAAGGGCGAGGGCAGCAAGCAGGAATGCATCGAATTCATCGAGGCGAACTGGACGGACATGCGCCCGCGTTCGGTCGTCGCAGCGATGGCCGGCTGA
- a CDS encoding amino acid adenylation domain-containing protein: protein MKCVHELFEEQAERAPEATALIHGDERLSYAELDARADRMAGLLAGHGVRRGDTVGVYLERSAELVVAVLGVLKAGAGYVMLDPDFPDERLRAMAADANAVVVVASRDTDPATAPPAGPGARPVHVEDAVQASPLARGTVAVGPDDIACVMFTSGSTGRPKGIAAPHHAVTSTLTGQDFASFGPGAVWLQCAPLSWDAFALELWGPLMNGGTCVLHLGRRPEPFVMARLVAEHGITSMYLSASLFNVIVDEYPKAIEGLHELVVGGEALSAPHVARALERRPALRLSNGYGPVECMVFLTVHPVTPEDVADGGPVPIGRPLAGKRLYVLDERLAPVPDGTTGELYAAGAGVARDYRGQPGLTAERFVAAPDGERVYRTGDLVRRRPDGVLEYLGRADSQLKIRGFRVEPGEIESVLVRHPDIERAAVVAHEHPAGDRQLTAYVVPRQGREHALDEGKVRVFAATVLAEYLVPAAFVPLSALPLTPSGKLDRAALPAPAIAAAPPPASATDPAPARGAGPTAADETVRTLCALFAQILRVDAVGPDDDFFALGGHSLLAARLLGRVHAVLGAETDIVTLFKARTPARLAPHVEADRLSTPVAAPRAATAPVPGTSTGALPVSHAQHRLWFLDRIGAGNAYNLPMLLRLRGDIDVAALGDALNLVADRHDVLRTVFDEEDGAPVRRVLTGEEARPPLTHAHVPESELADHIAEEARHLFDLRTELPLRATLFTTRERPDEHALLVLIHHIAGDGWSLRPLFRDLSRAYRARVRGDDGAAPHPLAVPYAEHARRLLERLGSPADPHSLEVRQLTYWRKELAGLPVDGPLLPRRRDRPAVPGQAAGVVVRRLDGAAHARLVDSARDQGATLFMALHAALVTALVRAGSDEDTAVGAPVAARAGDGSVEDVVGFFVNMLVLRTDVSGDPTAGELLARVRDTDLAAFTHQDVPFEHVVGALNPARTPGRQPFTDVVLALQNNARAEVDLPGADTGVEVVRTGAARFELLVDVTDETGPGGAPDGLTLTFEYRTDSLEREFVDWLADALVHALEAAAAAPGTRISRLGLAEPPRRADESDQLAASARTPQNTTRPWTALERRTAAVWRDVLGRPDIGLHDDFFALGGNSLRAVRVAARLSTDERPVTGAQLFAAPTVALLAADLERAEAGPVPAAAPITRRPRVPRRPESQPHGSPKQKERQWTSA from the coding sequence ATGAAGTGCGTACATGAGCTGTTCGAGGAACAGGCGGAACGGGCCCCGGAGGCCACCGCGCTGATCCATGGCGACGAGCGGCTGAGCTACGCCGAACTCGACGCGCGGGCCGACCGGATGGCGGGCCTGCTCGCCGGACACGGAGTGCGGCGCGGCGACACCGTCGGCGTATATCTGGAGCGCTCGGCCGAACTGGTCGTGGCGGTGCTCGGCGTCCTCAAGGCCGGCGCCGGATACGTGATGCTCGACCCGGACTTCCCCGACGAGCGGCTGCGCGCGATGGCGGCGGACGCGAACGCCGTGGTGGTGGTCGCGTCCCGGGACACGGACCCCGCGACCGCCCCGCCGGCGGGTCCTGGCGCCCGGCCCGTGCACGTCGAAGACGCCGTACAGGCAAGCCCGTTGGCACGCGGAACGGTTGCCGTGGGGCCGGACGACATCGCCTGCGTGATGTTCACCTCCGGTTCGACCGGGCGGCCCAAGGGCATCGCCGCACCGCATCACGCCGTGACGTCCACCCTGACCGGGCAGGACTTCGCCTCCTTCGGCCCCGGAGCCGTCTGGCTCCAGTGCGCGCCGCTGTCCTGGGACGCGTTCGCCCTGGAGCTGTGGGGTCCGCTGATGAACGGCGGCACGTGCGTCCTGCACCTGGGGCGCCGGCCCGAACCCTTCGTGATGGCGCGGCTCGTCGCCGAGCACGGCATCACCTCCATGTATCTGTCGGCGTCCCTCTTCAACGTGATCGTCGACGAGTACCCGAAGGCGATCGAGGGCCTGCACGAACTCGTCGTCGGCGGCGAGGCCCTCTCGGCCCCGCATGTGGCCCGCGCCCTGGAACGCCGGCCCGCGCTGCGGCTGAGCAACGGCTACGGACCCGTCGAGTGCATGGTCTTCCTCACCGTCCACCCCGTCACCCCCGAGGACGTGGCGGACGGCGGCCCCGTGCCCATCGGCCGCCCGCTGGCCGGCAAACGGCTGTACGTCCTCGACGAGCGGCTCGCCCCGGTCCCCGACGGCACGACGGGCGAGCTGTACGCCGCCGGTGCGGGCGTCGCCCGTGACTACCGCGGACAGCCCGGGCTGACCGCCGAACGCTTCGTCGCCGCCCCCGACGGCGAGCGCGTCTACCGCACCGGCGACCTCGTGCGCCGCCGCCCGGACGGGGTACTGGAATACCTGGGCCGGGCCGACAGCCAGCTGAAGATACGCGGCTTCCGGGTCGAGCCCGGCGAGATCGAGAGCGTGCTGGTCCGGCACCCGGACATCGAGCGGGCGGCCGTCGTCGCCCACGAGCACCCGGCCGGCGACCGGCAGCTGACCGCGTACGTCGTACCGCGCCAGGGTCGTGAACACGCCCTGGACGAAGGGAAGGTGCGTGTCTTCGCCGCTACCGTCCTGGCCGAGTACCTGGTTCCCGCCGCCTTCGTCCCGCTGAGCGCGCTCCCCCTGACCCCCAGCGGAAAACTGGACCGGGCGGCCCTGCCTGCCCCGGCGATCGCCGCGGCCCCGCCGCCCGCCTCCGCCACGGATCCCGCGCCCGCCCGCGGCGCCGGACCCACCGCGGCGGACGAGACCGTACGCACCCTGTGCGCACTCTTCGCCCAGATCCTGCGGGTGGACGCGGTCGGCCCCGACGACGACTTCTTCGCGCTCGGCGGCCACTCCCTGCTGGCGGCCCGGCTGCTGGGCCGCGTCCACGCGGTGCTCGGCGCCGAGACGGACATCGTCACGCTCTTCAAGGCACGCACCCCGGCACGGCTGGCACCGCACGTGGAGGCGGACCGTCTGAGCACCCCGGTGGCCGCCCCCAGGGCGGCAACGGCTCCCGTCCCCGGGACCTCCACCGGCGCCCTCCCCGTCTCCCACGCCCAGCACCGCCTGTGGTTCCTCGACCGGATCGGCGCCGGGAACGCGTACAACCTGCCGATGCTGCTGCGGCTGCGCGGCGACATCGACGTGGCCGCGCTCGGCGACGCGCTGAACCTCGTCGCCGACCGCCACGACGTGCTCCGCACCGTCTTCGACGAGGAGGACGGCGCCCCCGTGCGGCGGGTGCTGACGGGGGAGGAGGCACGGCCGCCGCTCACCCATGCGCACGTTCCGGAGAGCGAGCTGGCCGACCACATCGCCGAAGAGGCCCGGCACCTCTTCGACCTGCGGACCGAACTCCCGCTGCGCGCCACCCTGTTCACGACCCGGGAACGTCCGGACGAGCATGCCCTGCTCGTGCTGATCCACCACATCGCCGGCGACGGCTGGTCGCTGCGCCCGCTGTTCCGTGACCTGTCGCGCGCCTACCGCGCCCGGGTGCGGGGCGACGACGGCGCCGCCCCGCACCCGCTCGCCGTGCCCTACGCCGAACACGCCCGCCGCCTGCTCGAACGGCTCGGCTCCCCGGCCGACCCGCACTCCCTGGAGGTACGCCAACTCACCTACTGGCGCAAGGAACTGGCCGGACTGCCGGTCGACGGTCCGCTGCTGCCCCGGCGCCGGGACCGGCCCGCCGTACCGGGACAGGCCGCCGGCGTCGTCGTACGCCGGCTGGACGGCGCGGCCCATGCCCGCCTCGTCGACTCCGCCCGCGACCAGGGCGCCACCCTCTTCATGGCGCTGCACGCCGCCCTGGTCACCGCGCTGGTGCGGGCGGGCTCCGACGAGGACACGGCGGTCGGCGCGCCGGTCGCCGCGCGCGCCGGTGACGGCAGCGTCGAGGACGTCGTCGGGTTCTTCGTCAACATGCTGGTGCTGCGCACCGACGTCTCCGGCGACCCCACCGCGGGCGAGCTGCTGGCCCGGGTCCGGGACACCGACCTGGCCGCCTTCACCCACCAGGACGTGCCGTTCGAGCACGTGGTCGGCGCGCTCAACCCGGCGCGGACCCCGGGGCGGCAGCCGTTCACGGACGTGGTGCTCGCGCTCCAGAACAACGCCCGTGCCGAGGTCGACCTGCCCGGCGCCGACACCGGAGTAGAGGTGGTGCGCACCGGGGCCGCCCGGTTCGAGCTGCTGGTCGACGTCACCGACGAGACCGGCCCCGGCGGCGCCCCGGACGGCCTGACCCTGACCTTCGAGTACCGCACCGACTCCCTGGAGCGGGAGTTCGTCGACTGGCTCGCCGACGCGCTGGTGCACGCCCTTGAGGCGGCGGCGGCCGCCCCCGGGACCCGTATCTCGCGGCTCGGCCTCGCCGAACCGCCCCGCCGCGCCGACGAGAGCGACCAGCTCGCGGCCTCGGCCCGCACCCCGCAGAACACGACGCGCCCCTGGACCGCGCTGGAGCGCAGAACCGCCGCCGTCTGGCGTGACGTCCTCGGCCGGCCGGACATCGGCCTGCACGACGACTTCTTCGCGCTCGGCGGCAACTCGCTGCGCGCCGTGCGGGTCGCGGCCCGCCTCAGCACCGACGAACGGCCGGTGACCGGCGCCCAGCTCTTCGCCGCTCCCACGGTCGCCCTGCTCGCCGCCGACCTGGAGCGGGCCGAAGCCGGTCCCGTGCCCGCCGCGGCTCCCATCACCCGCCGCCCGCGCGTGCCGCGCCGGCCGGAATCGCAGCCCCATGGCAGCCCGAAGCAGAAGGAGAGGCAATGGACCTCAGCGTGA